In the genome of Ctenopharyngodon idella isolate HZGC_01 chromosome 16, HZGC01, whole genome shotgun sequence, the window tagcttaagcctgtctgtgaaaccgggagaagaattgtcaattttgatttcatagtgaCTTAAATGTATACTATGCtcagtatgtgtgtttgtgtgtatgtgtgtgcatttgacaaAGTCAGCATGGAGAAGGTGTCTTGTTCGGACTGGCTAATCAATAACAGCATTGCTGAGTTGGTTGCATCAACCGGACTGCCTGTTAACATTAGTGACGTCTGTCAGGATCCCCGCTTTGATGCTGAGGTGAGCAGTACACACCCTCTCACTCGGTTTGATTGCTTGACTCACACAAAAGTTTGTTTCCACCCCCAACTGGCTGTTCCCTGCACGTCTCTTCACATGGTGTCAGTTGGGTCTGAACTAGCATGCTAGCAGCATCTGTTTACCACTGTTGCTAGGTAAGAACTCAGGTGATGACATTGTGAACTAGTgcccttgtgaaaaataagtacactttagcatacttatTCAAAAGTACTcaaaaaagagtacttattttggaaaacaaaaaaacctacTTTAAAAACTTACTGTAATGCTTTTGGACactaaattgcatgttatttacaattaaatgaaaatgtattatagtttaaatttatattcagTGCAATTCGTTGAAATTAAAGTGCTTTTTTGACCCTTTTAAGTAGTAttattacttctattgtctatGGTTaactaagtaattaattactagatACTAAATACATATTCAGTGTAAATCATCAACAGTGTCaaattagattactgtactaattaaTCTCgctaaaaagtattgcattacttattactttctaaatcccatatcaacctcAACCAGTTGAACAGTAAGGATATAAACAAAACTGCtctttttaattctttcaaataaataatataaaactgcaTGAATTGTTCTTGAACTGACTAAAGTATTTTAGCGGAGAagattatattaaaaacatacattttaacattagactTAAAATGTTGATGTTAAATCAACTattgttctatagtctatacagtatttaatgcaattacatcagaaacTGTAATtgaattacagaaaaattaaggaGTAATCCCTTTACTTTttgaaaagtattaaattacagtaactaattacttaGTAATGAATTACAACAACACTGGAACTGAGACAAGCATTGATGGTAAATTAAAACGTACTTTcatgtaatttctattgaaacttgtatgacgtatttaaatataggcctatttgtaatttgtaatttatttgtaaacatttgtaatgattgcaatttagtacatttaaaattgaattattGAATAACACACTATAGCTAAATTATATtgaagtactttacatgtgctaaataggtgtacttctttaaagcatgacaaaatattattaaaacataatggtttaaaatgtactttaaagtaaaccTTTTAATTTGACTATTAcaaaatgcactttttaaatgtgtactcaagtttgtttaaaaaaacagtaatgaaggtgtactctctttaagttcacttaagtggccttttattcaattaacattattttatctgcaagtacagttttttttttttaaaaatatgcttttaagatttaagtgcacattcaatacaattaggcacacttctttttcacaagataAGCAAATACACAGATcaagcataacattatgaccaccttcctaatgttgcgttggtcccccttttgctgccaaaacagccctgacccagtttcccagcagaacattgcccaaagcatcacactgcttccgccggcttgccttcttcccatagtgcatcctagtgccatgtgttccccaggtaagagacgcacatgcacccggccatccacgtgatgtaaaagaaaatgaaggccaccttcttccattgctccatggtccagttctgatgctcacgtgcccactgttggtgctttcggcggtggacaggtgtcagcatgggcaccctgactggtctgcagctatgcagccccatacgcaacaaactgcgatgcactgtgtattctgacacctttctatcagaaccagcattaacttcttgagcaatttgagctatagtagcttgtctgttggattggaccacatgggccagccttcgctccccacctgcatcaatgagccttggccgcccatgaccctgtcgccggttcaccactgttccttccttggaccacttttgatagatactgatagatactgaccactgcagaccgggaacaccccacaagagctgcagttttggagatgctctgacccagtcgtctagccatcacaatttggcccttgtcaaactcgctgaaatccttacgcttgcccatttttcttgcttctaacacatcaactttgaggacaaaatgttcacttggtgcctaatatatcccacccactaacagagaatcagtgttattcacttcacctgtcagtggtcataatgttatgcctgatctgtgtatatacatatataaacccAAGtgtactcaaacacacactcgtATCATGCAAGCAATGTGTTTCAGGCGGACCAGGCTTCTGGTTTTCATATCAGATCAGTTTTATGCGTCCCCATCTGGAATCGGACACATCAGATTATTGGTGAGTTTCCCTACACAAATGCTTAATTGCTTAAGCACAAACCCACAGAAacagcaattaaaaaaatgtcttacTTTCATTAGGTGTTGCCCAGATTCTGAATCGCTTGGACAGGAAGACATTTAATGATGCAGATCAAAGGTTATTTGAGGTGTGACTTTATTTCGAATTTTTGATGTTGCAATAAAATGATCAATCAGTATTTTATAAGTGAATTAGAGCCACTACTGATTCTTTCATAAATCATATACGCatgagtaattttcatttccattgaTCCTCACAGGCATTTGTTATTTTCTGTGGTCTGGGCATTAACAACACAATGATGTATAACCAGGTGAAGAAGACTTGGGCCAAGCAGTCTGTGGCTCTAGATGTGAGTAATATCTCTTATtgttattttcttcttctgttttAAACTGCTCATAAACATAACAGCTACAATCTTGCCTGCATATAAATCTCATAAGAACAGATGGTGTGCATAATCTGTGTGGGTATTGAAAAAGACTTTGTGTGCATAGTGTATTGTTGTTTCTGTCTTTTCCCAGATGCTGTCCTATCATGCTACATGCTCTAAGGCAGAGGTTGATCGACTGAAAGTAAGTCTAGTCAAACTATGGTAATTAAGTACATACTAACTAAATGCACTGAAATGATCctgttttaaattcattatttatatctaaaacaaaattttagATGTTCTCAGTGAAtgcaaattgatcaaaagtgacagtaaaaacatttataatgttacaaaagcttttcatttcaaataaaagctgttcttttaaactttctattcatcaaagagtcctgaaaaaaaaagatattacaaaaatattaagcagctcaactgttttcaacattgataataataagaaatgtaacctaagcaccaaatcagcatattagaatgagttctgaaggatcatgtgacactgaacactgtAGTAATGAGCTTTGTCGTCACAAgaataaatagcattttaaagcatttttaacattttcactgtaatatttcttaatattactgttttactgtaatatttttatactgttttattgtatatttttaaacaaataaatgcataagagcatcacttctttcaaaaacaataaaaaattgtttttgtaaatttaaaaaaatgtcaaaggaacaaaaaaatcccattatagaatataatataactttttataatttgtttattcaaTATCTGTTAGAGATTCATTGTAAACATTAGAAATGGTTTGCCAGTAGACTGTAATGCCTGTCATGCACATTTGAAatgaatatcaaaaatatcaaacttACTGTATTGTTTGACCAGTGCAGTACTATCTTTACAGCATGATATAGCTAGATTCTGTAGTGTTGCAAACACACTCTTAAAGGGCCGGTACTTTCCTCCAGAGAGACATGATGAAAACTTCAAATTAAACTCATACATTAGAGAGATAGATGAGCAAAAAAACATCTCAGCCCCCTGCGTTTCCTAGAAATTTATAGTTGGTGGGTCCTAGACTTGAGAGAGCTAAAGTATTAATAATTGAAATGGCAGAGTGTAATATACTCTTTCTGTTTGAGCCCTCAGTGGACCAGGCTCTGCTCTGGTATTTAATTGCCTTGCTACCAGAGTCGCTGAGATTGTCCCCTCTCTTCTCTCAGGCTGCTAAGATTCCCCTAAGCAGTGAGCTCGGGATCGATGAGTTCCACTTTAATGACTTTTCTCTGGACAACGACGCCATGATCACTGCCTCCCTGCGGATGTTTTTGGAGCTTGGTGTCGTGCAGAAATTCAAAATTGATTATGAGGTGAGGCAGTCACTATGAGAGAGGGGGCGAAACGCCAACCATACTGACTGGAAGAGTGAAATGCTGCTTACATATGTATGCTGTGTTGAGTGTGGATCGCTGGGTTATAGATCGGTGACATACTGTGCTGCAGGCTGGTTCCTGGAACACTGTGGTGTCTGGAGCTACTGTACGGTGTGTGAATACTACAGCGTTCGTTTCTTTTCCTGCTCAGGTGCTGTGCCGCTGGCTGCTTACCGTGAGGAAGAACTACCGCACGGTAGCCTACCACAACTGGAGGCACGCCTTCAACGTCTCGCAGTGCATGTTTGTTATGATCACTGTAAGTCACCAAGCACAGATGCTGAATGAAGTGGCCTTCTCGACTGATAATATGTGATTTGAtttgaaaaaaagtgcacttaattgtattgaatgtggacttgtagtgtacttcaaaagaatatttttaaaaaactgtactaGCAGATATAAGgccaattaaatgtttaaagagAGTATACTTTCATGTTAACAGGCTTTAGtacactttctattcatcaaagaatcctgaaaaaaaagtatcatagtttccacaaaaatattaagcagcaaaatattaagcagttttcaacattgatgtttctggagcaccaaatcagcatgaatgaattctgaaggatcatttgaaaagttatcatttactcaccatcatgttacTATGATTGTTagcacacttaagtacacttttaaaaagtgcgctttgtaataatgtcaaactAAAAGATTtcctttaaagtacattttaaatcattgttttaataatcttttacactTATATTGATGTGCTGACTAACACACTTAAGGACatgtaaaatatttgattataattttaactgtagtgtgttattcattattacaattaaaatatataaattttaaatgtaatattgaataccacactacagttaaaattgcaacttaaagggttatttcacccaaaaatgaaaattctgtcattaattacttaccctcatgtcgttccacacccgtaagacctttgttcatcttcggaacacaaattaagatatttttgatgaaatctgatggctcagtgaggcctctattgccggcaagacaattaacactttcagatgcccagaaagctactaaagacatatttaaaacagttcatgtgactacagtagttcaaccttaatgttatgaagcgacaagaatactttttgtgcgatATTGTAGATATtattgactttattcaacaatatctagtgatgggcgattttcaaaacactgcttcatgaagctttatgaatctttggTTTCgtatcagtggttcggagcgtgtatcaaactgccaaagtcacatgatttcagtaaacgaggcttcgttacgtcataagtgtttcgaaatttcaatggtttaccactggggggcgtgactttggcagtttgatacatgctccgaaccactgattcgaaaccaaagattcgtaaagctttgaagcttcatgaagcagtgttttgaaatcgcccatcactggatattgttgaataaagtcgttatttagttttttttgcgcaaaaaatattctcgtcgcttcataacattaaggttgaatcactgtagtcacatgaactgttttaaatatgtctttagtagctttctgggaatctgaaagtgttaattatcttgctgtcaatagaggcctcactgagccattggatttcatcaaaaatatcttaatttgtgttctgaagatgaacgaaggtcttacgggtgtggaacgacatgagggtgagtaattaatgacaaaattttcatttttgggtgaactaaccctttaatcattacaaatgtctaagtacaaatatttttaaatacatggcatacaagtttcaataaaaATGGCATTGATGTGTATTTTAGTTACCATTCTGTAAACATATTTCActttaaacatatttcaaaaacaatagaactaattattaaattacatataaaaatgtatctaaGTCCTAGTGGGTCAAAAAGCACTATatttcagctaattgcattttaattaatgaataaatttaaatacattttaaatacattatattttcatttcattgcaatcaacatgcaattaagtgtccgaatatattaaagtatattatttctgtagtAAATACCCCTTTTAAAAGTATGTTAAAGTGTAAGTTTTTCACAAGGGAAGGCAATATTTTCCCTTATAATGACTTGAATTTGCAAAGCTGTTGTATGACTTGAATATAATTCACAAGTCatataaagtatttttcataatgGTTTtaagttgaatttttttttttttttttggagcttgaccgCCCCTGGTCCCTCATCCACTTCCATTGTTTGGAAGAGATAAACACCTTCGgagttcaacagaacaaagaaagtcatacaagtttgaaacaaaatgagtgtcagtaaatgatggcagGGCATTCATTTTCGTGTGAACTATTCCTCTAATGATTTTCTGAGGTAAAGGCTGTAAATGCACATAGTTTAAATCAATAATGTTCTTTCAGGCCATAATTTAATCACTGAATTGGAGGATTTGTGTGACTGGGTTGACCACAGTAGTAGATTTCTCTGTTGTGGATTTCAGACTGCTGGGTTCCAGGAGGTGCTGACAGACTCAGAGATTCTCGCACTTATGGTTGGGTGTTTCTGCCATGACCTGGACCATCGGGGCACAAATAATGCCTTTCAGGCAAAGTAAGTCAAAAGTTTGTCAATGTAAATTGCAGTGGTTGTTCATGGTGCTCAAGGATGAGACATGTCATGCAGCCTGTCAATGTTGGCATGTATCTAATATGACTAGCTTCTAATAACTGACAGATTTGTGCCAATACtgtggatttttaaaaatcaacaacaaaatatatggGAGTTTCTTTTTCTCCCTTTTAAAAGTTGATTAATCATCTTATTTTGCTATCCTAATTATGCACGTTTACATGGttagatcatttattatagcttgtcaaatttgcccgtttgggtgtgagcaaaaaccgtttttttgtgtgtcccttaaaatgcaaatgagatgATGCTCCcagcccgctttccagaagagggcagagctttaacagctcgcacttcagttgctcaacaacaacaaagctggagaatctcatgcagccaaaaagATTGTCAGTAATGCTGTTCAGCCTTACagtgttcaaaccggagtctgacactgatggagagactaaggaagaagttacaacttttagaatgcagttgattcaattcatttgtgaagcagtccgatgtaaaatgacggcatggtaacaacactctacaacaactcttcctcttctctaaagcagcccaacatggcctcaccccctttgttgtgtgttccctgGGGCAGAGTTCATGTAAATGTTGGGGTTTGTGAtttcaccaacccgggaagaagctcggtGTAGCCCCTACCATTTGTTGTcatccttaaaaagcgatttctgtaaaagaaaatatctccctttgctttgaactttgagcgtcgtaattttgcagatgttgttaatgctcaaacagcaacattacacactaactaaagttaaaaaagtgaaatcataatcaaggacccctttaacattcttaaaacaagatacatttacaaccgttcaaaagtttagggtcggtAAGACCTcttatcaaggctgcatttatttgattaaaatacagtaagaacagtaatattgtgaaatattattacaatttaaaataattgttttctatgttaatatattttaaaatttaatttattcttgtgatggcaaagctgaattttcagcattattttcagtgtcacatgatccttcagaaatcattctaatatgctgatttgctgctcaagaaacatttcttatatatattttgtagtgCAGTCTTTAAATAAGAAATTAGCTCTATGTGTGTACAGCAACATAATGTTCTTACTGTACTGTAGCTTATCTCTATTGTGTTCCCAAAGGTCTGGGTCAGCACTGGCGCTGCTGTACGGAACATCTGCCACACTTGAGCATCATCATTTCAACCACGCTGTCATGATCCTGCAGAGTGAGGTGAGTAATGTTCAAATGACATGAACTAGCATGTCTGTCAGGTCACAGTACTGTGAGCAGTAACAAGATAAAGCactgaattgtatttttatgagGATCATACAGTTCAAGGTAAATCCACTACTATCCACACTGAAATTGAAGTTACTCATACATTTGGACAAAGATCAGAACACAAAGAACATTGTCAAAGCAATGGACTAATACCGTGTCCCTGTCACACCTCTCTTGTAATGAATTTGCAGAAATAACCCATTTTACCCCTGTCCACATTTGCATGTCTCAGTGGATGGAAAGAATGCAAATGGCTGTCAGCGTTTGATTAAGTGGCTGATTTAGCTCTGAGCTGTTTAATCATGACCAAGCTCTGTATCGATTTCCTGTAGATGTCCATTGAGCTTTTTTAACCAACACCAATTAACTGTGCTAAGGAGATTCCCCTCTTGGGTCAGCCTCACTGaagcaaagagagaaagaaattgCTTTCTATCGCAGAGACTGAACAAGCGTAGAGAACTTTGGAGACACACTCTTTATGAATGATACTCAGGGGTGTGGAGTGATTCCTGGTTTCATGATTGGCTTTATTTCAGAGGAAAAGACAGGGCTTTGTATGAGTAATAGAACTTGGAATGAGGGATGTGCTTTCCACAAACTTCACTTAGACCTTAGGAGAGTGGGGTCACATTTTACTTGTGCTATAaaacctactgtatcatatttgatacgcaAATTTCCAAGgactctaaattatcaacatgatcaaaatttTGCTGAAAAAACTATTGTGAACAATCTACCACATGTCTTCTTCTGACTGACAGTTTATACTtttagttacactttattttaaggtgtccttgttacagtgtaattatacatttaagtactgagtaatattaattagctacatgtacttactatagggttaggattaagTTTGGTtaagggttagttgcatgtaattatgcataatttatagttattactatagtaactacatgtaatttgagtaacaaggacactaaaataaagtgttactgtactttttagcaagtaaaatacattttagtacaaTTCTAAAAATGCCCCCTTTTAGGTTATGGTACACACtactttttgctgtgaaatctttactgattttaaaaatatatttgatattgttagtaatatttaagATCAACATTTACTGGACCGAAGCAGCTTAGGTTTATTTGATTATCCGTACATCATTTTCATGAAAACATGATAAAATATGAGTATTAAAtgtgatacatcaggcttttgaggaaggtttatttgtaCATCTCTCAATCATTATGGTATTGCATTGCAAGATATATTTTGCTCCCACAATAAAATGTTCACTGTTCAAAGTTTACATGCGAGAAAAAgactaaattaaatctattcatcataacaagcgatcaagtctctgtTTGAACTAAaccacttgattcatatggattagttttttacgatctctttatgaactttttgaagtgtcaaagtttcagttgcgaaggcagtctatggaaggaaatctgacagcattctgtcatcaaaaagacctttatttgtcttccgaagatgaacgaaagggtttgaaacaacatgagggtgtgtaattaaaggtgcagtaagtggtatttgaactacgctgttggatattgttgatatttgaaatcaacccaaacaaacacacccctctcttcattgcttcgcctccaaaactcacactccactTCTAACCACTTTGATCTGAGTCGGTATCGAACCGCTGCCCGATCGCTGCTGGGATGTGAGGCGAATGCACTAACAATGGCATTAAACACCTCATTCACTAGCGGGcatcagtgtgcagtagtttaacagcaaaactctcactatctaGCCACTGTtgcacacgcaatgcgagtggatgtctgtttatcacagctgacgcacaacaaaatgcttcatgaaaaataaagcgcagctgataaacgaacgacaaggaagcacaaaaaattaacatacagtacacaagagtaaatacaaagtgttcgtttTTAGttgcaaacagcacagcagctccagacaatcaaaacccagtgtactcacatgagaagcgggatcaaagcagttttcaggccttccctcttagctctctccagcgatGGAAAGCTTTTCTGATATAACCgcgtcctaaagcgcttgcccaggcATAAatcttcattccagtgatattcttttgagctgttttgtattgtgtcccatttctcgttctgtagttgttgttttttttttttttttcccttattttcaaatctccctcttgctcgttctctctcctcgaccgttaGATGTTTGTTATTGGACtcagcccgactaacttccaaacaatggatttgaaatatcactgagtccccctttaatgacagttttcattATGGGGTAAACTTACCCTTTAAATATCATATTACTAAGATATAGATTgacaagctatcagaatttcatcttactttttggccatataaatatcagcaccTTCACTTAGTTTTGCTCAGTTttggcctctgaataaaatgtagttgtttttttcttccacGAGTATGAGCCTCaaattctcactatatcatattaaaaaaaacctgatgAAGATTCAATAAACTcttccattttttaaataggTTGTTCAGACTATTATTTATATGTCAGACTTTACATTGTTAAGTTGACAAAGTCAAATAcgattttgtcatcattttctcattgATTTCTAAATAATGTCTAACCTTCAACAGGGTCACAACATTTTTGCTAATCTATGCTCCAAGGAGTACAGCAACATGATGCAGCTACTGAAACAGGCCATTCTGTCCACAGATCTCACCTTGTATTTCAAGTAAGTAATAGTGCCAAGTGgaaatttttgtttaaatacatatttaaaaggGGTAGTGGTCTTCAGCTTCAAACAGCTCTAAATATTCTACCAGGTGCATGTAATTCATGTTTATGCCACAATGAGGCGCCCTTTGAATGGAGGCAGAAGAGGTGATATTAAGCCTCTTTGGTGGCTTTTGTTCAGATCCTAAAAGCCTGGTGAAGATCTGCAAGATCTCCACTATAaggaacattaaataaaattaacttgaacACAGTGAAAGAACCTTAagtgttttttcccccccccaTTGGACATAAAAGAAGAAGAACCAAGTTCTTTGAGGTTGTTCTCTCTGGACAGTTCAGTTGGAGTAATGAAGAACATAGAGACATGTTCAGGTGAGTgaatacaacttttaaaattgATAACAGAAATGCCAGGAGCTGTTGTAATGttctaaatatttaaacataccAGGTCTATGCTGATGACTGCCTGCGACTTGGGTGCAGTGACTCGACCATGGGAAATCTCAAAACAGGTTAGACAGaccttgcaaaaaaaaaaaacaaccaacattttgtcttgttttctagtACAAACATCCTTCAAACATGATCCATTtatttgagaagcaaaattgtgTGAGGAGATAAGCCTTGTTTTCAGAGAGAGGCATTTGTTGGGATAATACCATAgtgtacattaaaataatgttatatcTCTGTTTCTAATTCCAGGTGGCTGAACTAGTGACCAGTGAATTCTTTGAACAAGGTGACAGAGAGAGATCAGAGCTGAAGTTGACACCAGCTGTACGTATTCTCTCATCAACAGATACCTCtgatttttaaagtaaaatttgttaatttttcactgaaattgattttattttgctcttgtttattttgttttcaggccatttttGATCGTAATCGTAAAGATGAGCTCCCTGTTCTTCAGCTGGAATGGATTGATGGAATTTGTAAGCCACTATATGAGGTAAAACAGTTAAGTAAATAAACCAAATTAAATAACTC includes:
- the pde11al gene encoding dual 3',5'-cyclic-AMP and -GMP phosphodiesterase 11A isoform X2, whose product is MFPRNINFNHLLTDHRFSDEIDKLTGYKTQSILCMAIRNSDGEVIGVVQAINKNPSGNPFTEDDEKVLQMYLPFCGISISNAKLFSESRKEYERSRALLEVVNDLFEEQTDLEKIVRKIMQRALTLLQCERCSVLLLEDIHSPVVKFSQTFELMSPLCSVDHDISMEKVSCSDWLINNSIAELVASTGLPVNISDVCQDPRFDAEADQASGFHIRSVLCVPIWNRTHQIIGVAQILNRLDRKTFNDADQRLFEAFVIFCGLGINNTMMYNQVKKTWAKQSVALDMLSYHATCSKAEVDRLKAAKIPLSSELGIDEFHFNDFSLDNDAMITASLRMFLELGVVQKFKIDYEVLCRWLLTVRKNYRTVAYHNWRHAFNVSQCMFVMITTAGFQEVLTDSEILALMVGCFCHDLDHRGTNNAFQAKSGSALALLYGTSATLEHHHFNHAVMILQSEGHNIFANLCSKEYSNMMQLLKQAILSTDLTLYFKRRTKFFEVVLSGQFSWSNEEHRDMFRSMLMTACDLGAVTRPWEISKQVAELVTSEFFEQGDRERSELKLTPAAIFDRNRKDELPVLQLEWIDGICKPLYEALVKLNRKLQPMADGIDANRKKWEELCLSYQQTRRASECISNLKAGEIESSQSSDSTHETESSQSEATNQSKDSTHCVEPNHTPVANYK